A genomic region of Pseudomonas sp. KU43P contains the following coding sequences:
- a CDS encoding MFS transporter — protein sequence MINDSRRLRAALIFIACTSFIVCGVQPIFMGLLTERLNLSLDLQGWVVSVEMIGMTLGTLLCPVMMKRHGGRSLCLLVGLLCVALSIATAFATTHTLLLIVRLAAGTCAGLVYAYAVCTLGRLPNQDRSFGLMLLLQTPEYSLFSAALPLLAAQSGAVTALCSFGLWYLLICGASLVLPRRPAVMLASGEGSPAQGGSARTGRTALVGMLFMQIAIYCVWGFIDQLARDQGIDGVDIGWAFGLSALGGLPGAGLPSLLGARVNRQFMIAVGLAAVFISIAMLTGHTRTPTQLCVALLLINFGWVLSLSYYMALITTNDPTGKLTPLVSITLMGAAAVTPALIAMLVEGSNQQLIFVLGTAALVVAFAVTCLGAGPKEMRDKAAC from the coding sequence ATGATCAATGATTCCAGGCGACTGCGTGCCGCCCTCATTTTCATTGCCTGCACCTCTTTCATCGTCTGTGGTGTGCAGCCCATCTTCATGGGCTTGCTGACGGAACGGCTCAACCTGTCACTGGACCTGCAAGGCTGGGTGGTGTCGGTCGAGATGATCGGCATGACCCTCGGCACGCTGTTGTGCCCGGTCATGATGAAACGCCATGGCGGGCGCAGCCTGTGCCTGCTGGTCGGCCTGCTGTGCGTGGCCTTGAGCATCGCCACCGCCTTCGCCACCACCCACACCCTGCTGTTGATCGTACGCCTGGCCGCCGGCACCTGCGCCGGGCTGGTCTATGCCTACGCCGTTTGCACGCTGGGCCGCCTGCCCAACCAGGACCGCTCGTTCGGCCTGATGCTGTTGCTGCAGACGCCAGAATACTCGCTGTTTTCCGCGGCATTGCCGCTGCTTGCCGCCCAGAGCGGCGCGGTGACTGCCCTGTGTTCGTTCGGCCTGTGGTACCTGCTGATCTGCGGTGCCAGCCTGGTGCTGCCACGCCGCCCGGCAGTGATGCTGGCCAGCGGTGAGGGCTCACCTGCCCAAGGTGGTTCGGCGCGCACCGGGCGCACGGCGCTGGTCGGCATGCTGTTCATGCAGATCGCCATCTACTGCGTGTGGGGTTTCATCGACCAGTTGGCGCGTGACCAGGGCATCGACGGCGTCGACATCGGCTGGGCGTTCGGCCTGTCGGCGCTGGGCGGCTTGCCGGGGGCAGGGCTGCCGAGCTTGCTGGGCGCGCGGGTCAACCGCCAGTTCATGATCGCCGTGGGCTTGGCGGCGGTGTTCATCTCCATCGCCATGCTCACCGGCCACACCCGCACGCCCACGCAGCTGTGCGTTGCGCTGCTGCTGATCAACTTCGGCTGGGTGCTGTCGCTGTCGTACTACATGGCACTGATCACCACCAACGACCCGACCGGCAAGCTCACGCCCTTGGTCAGCATCACCCTGATGGGGGCGGCGGCGGTGACACCGGCGCTGATTGCCATGCTGGTGGAAGGCTCCAACCAGCAACTGATCTTCGTGCTGGGCACTGCGGCGCTGGTGGTTGCCTTCGCCGTCACCTGCCTGGGGGCAGGGCCGAAGGAAATGCGTGACAAGGCGGCTTGTTGA
- a CDS encoding L,D-transpeptidase — translation MLHIPLGMGLLLAVAWVDAAPLQVPTPAELRTQLDSLKPGQFLWYPQVSPVGPVTVVVSLTEQRAYVYRNGIAIGVSTVSSGKAGRETPTGVFSILQKKVEHKSSLYNSAPMPYMERLTWDGIALHAGHLPGYPASHGCVRLPMEFAKKLYEVTGFSSTTVIVSDTHSAPVEVYHPGVLAPTVSDGKAQGPLVLSNQQFWNDPNPTAGPLSILISRADLRAYVYRGGQLIGSAPALSVESGPHRRGMAVYSLLQKPSALALDATLPLRWSVVGLSNPEYGDSPYDQLGQLTLNAEFRRHLRAAMDVGTMLVITDWASTRDTRSDGKFTVISTEDHEEVKPLVKK, via the coding sequence ATGTTGCACATACCCTTGGGAATGGGACTGTTACTCGCTGTCGCGTGGGTGGACGCGGCGCCGTTGCAGGTGCCCACACCGGCCGAGCTCAGAACCCAGCTCGACAGCCTCAAACCGGGTCAGTTTCTCTGGTACCCGCAGGTTTCGCCAGTGGGGCCGGTGACTGTGGTGGTCAGCCTCACCGAGCAGCGTGCCTACGTCTATCGCAACGGCATCGCCATCGGCGTCAGTACCGTCAGCAGTGGCAAGGCCGGCCGGGAAACCCCCACCGGGGTGTTCAGCATCCTGCAGAAGAAGGTCGAGCATAAATCCAGCCTCTACAACAGCGCACCCATGCCCTACATGGAGCGGCTGACGTGGGACGGCATTGCCCTGCACGCAGGCCATTTGCCAGGGTACCCGGCCTCGCATGGTTGCGTGCGCCTGCCGATGGAGTTCGCCAAGAAGCTGTATGAAGTCACCGGCTTCAGTTCGACCACCGTCATCGTGTCCGATACCCACAGCGCTCCGGTGGAGGTTTATCACCCTGGCGTGTTGGCGCCCACGGTCAGCGACGGCAAGGCCCAGGGCCCGCTGGTACTGAGCAACCAGCAGTTCTGGAACGACCCGAACCCGACGGCGGGGCCACTGTCGATCCTGATCAGCCGCGCCGACCTGCGTGCCTATGTTTATCGCGGGGGCCAGCTGATCGGCTCGGCGCCCGCGCTGTCGGTTGAAAGCGGTCCGCATCGACGTGGCATGGCGGTGTATTCCCTGCTGCAAAAACCCTCCGCCCTGGCCCTCGATGCCACGCTACCGTTGCGCTGGTCGGTGGTGGGCCTGAGCAACCCGGAGTACGGGGATTCTCCCTATGATCAGCTGGGGCAGTTGACCCTGAACGCGGAATTCCGCCGTCATCTGCGCGCGGCAATGGACGTCGGCACCATGCTGGTGATTACCGACTGGGCGTCCACCCGGGATACCCGCAGCGACGGAAAATTCACGGTAATCAGCACCGAAGACCATGAAGAAGTTAAGCCATTGGTCAAGAAATGA